Sequence from the Opisthocomus hoazin isolate bOpiHoa1 chromosome 24, bOpiHoa1.hap1, whole genome shotgun sequence genome:
cctgctcctccacccGGGTGGCCAGTCGCTCTGGGGCAGTGCACTGCCTTCCTGCCAGAACGCTGGCGAGAGGCTGAGCTGGTCTCCCCAAGCGCCTCAGCAGGACGGCACAGCCCGGGAAGGAGCTGagctgctctggtggaagggcaATGCTGGCACCACAACAAGCAGGTCTAACCTAGCCAGGAGCAACCCGGGGATGAGAGCTGAGAGCTCTGGAGCTGCCAGGAATTGTTCCCAAATCTTGCTCCAAGCCATGGGGTAAGAGAGAACAGGAGGCCTAACTACAGCGTGTGATCAGCTTCATGAAAGGGATGGAAGGACTGAGGACTGAACCCAGTGCTTGAGAAAGTCCCTGTGTTTCCGTTTTTACCACCGATACTTTTTATGGCATTTCTCCAGTAACGGGGATGTAGGCATGCCATTGATGAAGTTTTATGCTGCCTGTGGATTGACAAACATAGGCTTTGATCCATAAGCTGACAGATACAAAGGGACTTGGGTCCTTTGCTCACATTCTTGATTTATTCCAGCACAGAGATCCCTCCATATGAATGAAAATTCAGAATTAAAACCTAAAAATCTCTGCAGCTTGAATGCAATGGTACACATGCTCCAAAAGAAAGAATTATATTGTAGGCAAGTGGGAAACTGACTTCCCATTAACAGTATATAAGCTTTTTTCTCTGCCAAATGATGCTGAGTGATGTATAAAGAAACTACTTGATGCATATTTAACAGTAACCTAGAATTTAGTTTGTTTGAAATGGCAAGGTCGCTATAATCTATTGCTTACCATCTGCTTTTACTCATATACAATAGGAAACACATTCTACTGGAAAACAAAACTTACTTCCTTTCTTAGAGTTTCTTCTGTTAAGTGACTTCCTTTGGCAGCTATAACCCCTCCAATAGATGGCCTCTTGTTTGGCCATGACCCCTTTTGGTTCCAGACTTGATGAAGACTGATATTCTAGCCAGTAGACAGCTTTTTGTGCAAGAGCACTTCCATTTGAATAGTCGATTCCCAGGTTTTAATGACCCTTTGCCATGTGCATGCACAGCCACTGGGGAGTGAAAGTGAACAGATTAGTTTTGTGGAATTACTTGTTTGGTACAGATACAGGTGGAACATTCTTTATGGTGAAGAGATGTATGAAATATTCCTGAAGATGTCCCCCAGGCCTCTGTGGGAATACCTTCAACGTGCCCTGAGTTCTGACTGATGGGTACATCAGTTCATGGATTTCATGGCCAAAGGGACCTGACTGTGGGCTTAACCTTTCCAAGAGGACACACATTTTGGCTTaatgttttaaagctgtttttaagCCAGATAAATTCCCGAATCTGATTCATTATGCCCTGAGCTAATTCATTGTGCAGCCCTTCAAACAGCTAATGCTGGCATGCTTGAATAAGGGGGATGAGAGCTCTATGCTGTAAAGGTGGAAGCAAGCAGCCAAGTAGATACTGGGAATATGGTCAGCCAAAATACTGCTGCTGAAGTCTTCATCCTGAAAAAACACAGCCTCGGTCTCATCTGCTGTCAAACTGGTGATTCCTGAATCCAGTCCATGATTTTCATTTGAGCtagagcttagcttttgcaaagGTGTTCAATCATGATTTTAAAGAATCCAAATGACAGAGCATGCACCATGTCCCTAGGCAAGCCATTCCAGTGATTAATTACCTTCACTGTTAAAAATGTGCACCTCATTACCAGTCTGCATTTGAAATTCAAAGTTGTTCTAGCATCAGAGAGGCGTATTGACACACCAATCTAAATAAATAGATGGGATTCTGCACATCCCGAtctaaattaaaaaggaaagacagaaagaggggggggggtgtgattgATTGTGGAGattgtctttgttctttttttttttttttttagtaaagtcCGTACGGTTCTATAGTTTTCCTTATAATTGTCGGTTACGATCAATAGAATATATTGACTGTTTCAAGAAAGGTTATAAATCCTCACTAAATTCTATAGACTTCACCCACAACGGACTTGAAGAACCCAACTTAATTTCTAGGGAATGGCACTGCTTCAATCACTACTTAATCCTTTAGGACATTGCCTATAAGAGATACAGGGTTATACTTGGCAGTTTGTCAACTAAACAATTACGCAGTCTCCATAAATACCAGTTTTTGTTAGTTTTATAGATTTCCCTTCATTTTTACTTTCATCTTTTTGTGTCAGTTTATATATTCCAGAAGAAATTCAATTTATTTGAAATACAGGAGGGCAGAAAAGAAAGGGTCAGATGGCTTCAGAATGacacttcaaaatgaaatgtttaataGAAAGCAGAGTGGCTGGGCTCATGAGATTAATTACAggatcaggattttttttaacaagatcAAGTGGCTGAAAGCTGGAGTCAGAAAAGCTTCTACTGGAAACAAGATGCAGGTTTTTTTAACAGTTACAATGATTAAGTACTGCGAGAGATCACCACTAAAGATGTAGTAAATTCTCTGCCACTTGGCATCTAAAACAAAAATTAGATGTCTATGTAAAATGTCTACGCCCTAGCTCAGCCTTGGGTTCATGAGCTACATGCAGGGATCAGTGGATGAGATATTTTACCTATACTATTATTGTAATAATCCTTTTCAGGCTAAGAAGCAATGGAAAGAACCTTTCCTTTCTCATAATCCAACTCGGAGCCAGCCACATTCATAATGACTGAAATTCTCATATTTTGAATGAGAGCTAGCTGATGTTTTCCGTTCAGAGCTTCGTGAGTCTTTCCTGTGCAGAGTGATGCTCAGCTGCCTAGGTGCTGATGAAGGAGCAGGTCTGATCAGATGCATCTCTATTTCTCTCCTCAGCTTTGCAGCCAAACatcctctccttccctcagcAACagggcagccttctcctctcccaacCAGGACCCAGCCTGGCATCACAGGTAACTTGCCTCAACGTACAGTCCAACGTACAGTCCCACCCTGAGAAGCAGCCATCTACCAAAAGTGCTGCTTCATTAGGGCAAACGGCAGAGAAAATTGTGTGCTTTTCTATTGTTGTGACTCTATggatcttttttgttgttttatcagGCTGTGGGCCGTTCTGGACTCTCTGGCTCATCGGTTGAACCCCACCTGGACGTCCCCCAGCATTTGCAAGTGGCAAAGCACTTAACTCCATCAGGAGCATCTGAGGAACCCAGTGAcctggaggagctggaaaagtTTGCTAAGACTTTCAAACAGAGGCGAATCAAATTGGggttcacacaggtgagcagcctTGTCAGTGGGAAGGGTGTGGTCTCTTGGGATGTGGACATGTTGGCAGAGGTTTGGGTGGAGCAAGGTCTGGATTATATAAACTTTGGCTCTCTTTGGAGCATCTGCTTCCAAATGCATGAAAAGACAAACCCTTCCTAATATCTTAATAGCATGACTTCATTATCTGCACCTTTTCCAATACACAAAGGGTTAGGGGTGTGGGACAGACTCCAGTGGGAAGAGAAGTCACTGTCTCTGGAAGGTAGGTCATGGAAACTAGGCTGCACCTATTCTGGAAGCAGCATGGGAGGTGGTCTGACAGCAGGAAGCTGTGAGGTCTTTTTTTGAGCTCATGTTGTGGTTTGGATCTTCTCTGGCAGGGTGACGTTGGACTTGCCATGGGGAAGCTCTATGGCAATGACTTCAGCCAGACCACTATTTCCCGCTTTGAGGCTCTCAACCTGAGCTTTAAGAATATGTGCAAGCTCAAACCCCTGCTGGAGAAGTGGCTGAGTGATGCAGGTAGGTGACATTACGTCCAGAAACACCCTTGGCCAGCACATGAAAGGATTTATCCAGGAACCTGCAATAAAAGCCAGGAAAATCGGAGCTGGAGCTAAGACCTCCCAGATCTGTCTGGGCTGGTAACAGACTTCTTTCCTCTGTGGATCACACAGCAGGTTGCATAGCAGCCTAGATGTCAAACCACATCTGTCCTTTCTCTGTGGCAATATGGGATTCACGTTGCAATTGGTGTCTCGGGCAGTAGCTTTTTGCAATGCCTCTTGTTTTGTCGCACGGCCTGGGGCAAATCTCTGGGCTAGTCCATTCAGTCCCTCCCTGTGTAAACTGGAAAGAGTAGGAAGGGACTCCTACAGTGCTCAGAGATCAGATCATGAGCAGTAACTAGAAAAGGAAGACGTCACTGCAAGGGGAATTCCCAGTAGCAGCAGGACTGGGCTGGTGTCCTCTGCTGGCTGCAAACCACTGTAGGAATAGTGTTAGTCTCATGTGCTTCACCCAGCCCTTCAGGACTTGCACGTTTGACCAATTTATCATGTCAGGAGGTGTGTCAGCTGCGTGAGGCCTGATCCCAGTGGTCTAAGTCAACATCTTTAACCGTGTGAAATTAATAATTGGAAAAATGCGTGGTTCCTATCAGAGCAGGCTGGAAATCaagctggaaaaaggaaaaatagtgtgttaattaaaattttagcacttgtatttcttttttgatCTGGACAAATTTATCGATGGATTGGGGACTGTTGCAACAATTTTAATCATCATCAGAGGAAGGATGCACAATGTAGGAACATTTTACTTATTTTAGGAGGTGCCATAGTTCCCAGAAAGGATCTAGGAATGAAAATAACTCATTATCTTCTTGAATATctattttcccctccttctttccccagaATCTGCTCCTTTGGATTCGTCGATGAGCACTCCCAATTCCTACCCCTCAGTGAATGAGATGTTTGGACGGAAAAGAAAGAAGCGAACCAGCATTGAGACCAACATTCGCTCCACACTGGAGAAAAGATTTCAAGATGTGAGGGGAAAAATCTTTCAACGTGTTACGAACTCTCTCTGAGTTTGGCATATGCTAGGACATAGTAGCACTGAATCCTCAAAAAAAAGAGatctcttttctgtttgttttcatagCAAGTTAGAAAATGCTTGAAGGTCTTAACAGGAAAGTTGTCAAAATCAAAGATATCAGACCCAATTATTTCCTTGGTAAATGTTGTTTTAGAGGAATTACAACTTCATCACCACACCTCCCTGTTACCTTCCACTGATCAGTGCCCTAGCCAGAGATGATCTCCTGCACCCGCCTCTTCTCATTGTGAGTTGCAGGTGTGGGTCACGGGAACTGTGTGGCCATGTGCATCATGGAAATGGATGCCCCATTAAGCAGGTCTTGTGAGACCACAGAACTAGTTGCTCCAAATATTGCTGCTGAATCATTTCAGAAGTGGAGCCTTTTACTTTCTAAGCATCaagattttcaagaaaaatcacTACAGAGAGCAAACAGAGTTTTAAATCAGTAGAGCTAACTTGTCCCTTGAGAATTTTTCATCAAAACTGTTTTTGACCAGCCCTcattttttcttggtttctcCCTCATGTCTGGTCGTATAAAAATTTCCTCCTAACGCTGTTAATGAGAACAAAAGACAATCATTGTCAGGTCATTATTGGCACCTCATTTTTCGCTAGTATGAGGCATTCTTTGTAATAGTAAAGCTGTATGGCACCTTTGTGCTAGGTATTTTTGATCCTCAAGTCTCCAACTCGGATCAAAACCCATAGAGCTAAATGTTGTCAAATGCACCAGAAAATAAGTGACTTAGAAGAAAGGATAGGTACTATTATTTCCCTTTATAAGTGATGGATggatgaagaaagagaagaaatggttTTTCTGAGATGGTGCAGGTAGGCGTACAAACAGCACTCGGAGCTCATGTGTCCTGTGTAGTAATAAGAAGACCACCAGTCATTAGCTCCCCCTCAAGGGATGACTTAGGGTGCTGTTAAGATTGAAGAGTGTGGTGCTTTATGCAATGATAGGACCAGGTACTGTGACTCATCTCCCACTGAGTCCATGAGACTTGATGTTGAATCAGAAGCACTTTCTGGTTCACAGAACATAGTCTCTCACCCAAATATTTACCCTTTGTCTTAGTAGCAAATTTTCTTCCCTCCACAGTTTACAGCCAACCCCGCCTTTGTCCTCTGCCTTTCAAGCAGCAGAAGCATACACTGATGCTGTAAGTTACAGCTCTTGGGGGCTTTTCTTAACCTCCTGCCCTTTCTTAGCAGAACCCCAAGCCCAGTTCAGAGGAGATATCCTTGATAGCAGAGCAGCTCTCCATGGAAAAGGAGGTAGTTCGGGTCTGGTTCTGCAACCGGCGCCAGAAAGAAAAACGGATCAGCTGCCCGATGCCATCCCCCATCAAATCACCTATCTACAATTCCAGACTGGTGAGAGACTTTGGATTAAGGAGTGCTACATACCATCTCAGGCAAGAAGGGAAAAGGGTGGGAGGATACAGCAGGGTTTGCTGGAAAAGGAAACAGTACAGGACAATTGCTTGTACACACACATCTATGAGATGCTGGAAAGCCCACTCCACAGGCCCGCGGGGGACTGCACCTGCAGGAGcatgcagagaggcagctgggcTAGTCACAGATTGAGCATCTACACAACATCCCAACTGGAATGGAATCTCATGCCCGCACTtacagaacatttatttttattctattaataaaaacagtagaaaaaaCCTACAAGTTTCCTAAAAGGTACAGGTCAGTTGAATTGTAAGACAATTTATCCAAATAGGGGTGCAATCCCAAAATTTTTCACCCTAAGAGTGGTAAATAAAAGCTTTCCAAAGTTAATGAAGAAGGAATGAGCATTCCATTGAATAAGAAGTACATCCGCTCATGTCAGCTTGGTTTTTAACTCTGAAATGTAATGGTAACCATTTACATATTAGTTTCTTGGTTTACatctatgaaaaaaaattctgcagaaagGCAGAATACACTTCAGTAGTGCTAGCTGTCCGCTCTGCATTCACATTTTGGCAAGCATATTTTCATTACCAGGAAGGATAAGGAAAAGAGAAACTGTTGTGAGAGTTGGTGAAAGCATGTCCTTGTAATCTACTGTCAGTGTCTACTGTGGATGACAAGCAACTATTGCATTTCCGCTACTTAATAGTTGCTTAGATGCTTCCACATATAAAAGTGTCAGGAACCTCTCTATGGTGTTGTTAGTGCTGCAGCACATGTGAGCAGGAGGGAGAGTACATATTCGCAAGCAATATTTTACCATGAAATCTTCTGGGTTTTGGAATTACCCATCAGAAGGCAGGGAAACATCACAAGAGGTTTGGTTGCTTGTTGCACAACGCATTTGGTCTAGAGTCACAAACACAAAATGTTGCTTGCAAGCCATGAATTTTTAAAGCAGTAGCTTTGGTGAATAGTTTTCCTGTGATCATGTTGTACAAAGTATGCCTTTGCTCATCAGTCATTCTGAACAATGTGTTGCCTGTAAAGTATCACAGTTGAGCAACAAATGCCCCAGGCTCACTTTGATTGCGGCCACCAAATTACCAATTGTCACCTGACAATTCTCACTCATCAAGAACTCCATAAAGGAAAAGGGATTATTTGTGCACAAGACCAGAGTGAGCTGGGAGGTTTCTGACTAGGAACATCCAGCCTGAAACACCCAGAGGGCAGTGGCTCCTACAAGCAGGATTTCAGGACTTCCAGAAAGTTTGCCTTGCCTTTCATAAGTTCAGGCTTTTCCATAGCTGATCCCTAAATTTAGACCTATGTAGAGAATGCCAGGCATATGTAATAGTCATTCTGATTTCTTTGCATGATCCTGCATATGAGAATGGTGCTTATACATTAGAGTATGAATAGAAATATCTGAGGGAGCCTCGATGTACATAATAAGTCCACCTGGGAGCCAGCACACTCTAAAGGGAATGTGAAAGGAGTGGCATTTTGTGATCTATACCCTCATAGCGCCAAGTGCTTACTGTTTGCTTCTGTTTCGCTCTAGGTCTCTACCTCAGGGTCCTTGGGGCCCCTCTCCGTCAATCCGGTGCATAGCACCATGCCTGGGACTGGTAAGCCTTGAGAAAACTGTCTCGCTCAccattccttccctccttcctctgttTTTGCTCTCTTCCTACTTGGTTTCTGGGTCGCATTTGCAGGCCACTCTTATTAAGACCCTTGGGTCTGGCCAGGGAAAGTATCCCCACACAACTAGCGTACAAGAGATAAGAACAACAGAGTCTCTCTCTTGGCTGGAACAAAGACATGGAAAGCTTCCTGGGCATGGTAACATTCCCAGGATAATACTAGGTAAATTTTACTGAGACGTTTAGGTTTGGGAGCCAGGCACACCTAGAAGCCAAAGAAGAAGAATGCTTGGGGGTGGGTTACTGCGTTTCTTCAGCAGGACGCTGTCAGATCTAGTTCGAGGAGCACTATTCACATGAAGCGCTACAgagagagcagccctggggactccCAACTTCTCTGTGGCTGAGGCACAGattctgccttgctgctgcagggcagacaGTCAGACGAACAACAGAGTGTGTCCAAGATGGTGGAAGTGTCTGGGCTTGGACTGTCCTTGGCAGGAAAAGGAGTTCCCGGTCttattctgctttctttgctaCACAGTAACATCATCATGTTCCCCAGGAAACTCCAGCAGGCCCTCATCCCCTGGCAGTGCACTCCATGCCAGCAGCCCCGGCACAGCTCAGAGCAACTCCAAAGCTGCAATGAACCCATCGGGTTTCAACTCTTCAGGGTAAGGCAGTGGGGGCCCACAGCTTGCTCCTTGGCAAGGGCATCAGAGGGCTTGGGAGAAAAGCAGTGGGACCTCAGAGAAGAACGCAAGCGTTGAGAGGCTCCAGCAATGTGGAGTTGCACAGTGGCATGTTCTTACATGAAGCTTCATATTCAACCTAAAGCTTCTTGGGATATGGCTGTTTTTCTGCTTGAAGACAAATAGTAAATCAAGTTTTGCATGAAAAACtgctggttaaaaaaagaaaataaaaaacacacaccaaaaacctGAATAGAAATACTGGCCACAAGGACTGTCCTAAACTCACTCCTTGTGTGGTGGAAGTAGAGGAAGGCTTATTTTGCTGTTTCTGCTTGGATAACCCCCTCTGCAGCCAGTTTTCTCTCCTGCAGTGCCACCcagagagctctgctgcagagtaaCTATTCCACAGTGGCAGATGAAACAGGCACAAAGATTTTGCTTTCGCTGCCCTTAGGTGCTATAAACGGCTTACGGGCTCAGAGTCCTTCTGGTTACTTCGCTGAACATGTCTGCCACAGTCCATATTGCTCAGGCTTCTCTGCACTTACAGTTTCTGCTACTTGTTGCTCATAGCTTCAAGGATGCTGTGTTAGTAGGAAGGCAACAGAGAACAGAGGGCGTTACCCATAGCTGCTGGGCTTTCTGAGTCACGGATCATCCTGTGGCGTGAATCAGACCTCTTCTCACGTGGAGGAAGTCCAACAGCCAGGTAGTATGTGAAATCATGAGCACAATGGAAGATATTGCTTAGAAAGACAGGGGTTTTGCTATGAGCTTCCTACAGGAGCAAAGGATCATTTACTGGCTGCCAAGTTGAAGTAAGGTTACAAATggaataataattatttttatttcaagggaAACCGTTAACAACATGACAAATGTAGCTCTTCTTCCCTCTGTTGAAAACAGATCTTGGTACCGCTGGAATCAACCTACCTACCTCCACTGAGATGACTCCTCCATCACATGTAAAAGGAGCTCTGACTTCTAGCTATGGACCAGCTTCTCTAGGAACAATGCTTGGGGCAACATCTGGCGTTCAAGTGCCTTCAAAATGCTGCTAAATGAAGGTCTTGTTTAAGGGAAGCCATAGCAGCAGAACTCTCCAGGGACTCAAACTGCAGCTGACATTCCCCGAGGATTGTCAACGCCAACAGTGACATTGTAATACTCTTCCAGGCATTCACTTCAAGAATGAGCCCTTGCTTAGCACTATTAGCATGAAACACTGCCCTCTGCTTGCAAATCTCTGCATTCACATTGGATTGCCTGGCAATCTCTAATCTGGAAGGATTTCTATGTTGGGACCCTCTTTTCCCCTCGCTCATTTCAGAGCTTCCCATAAGAAGGGCCTATCATGCTGTTACTATCACGCACATATACCATAAACCCCTAAACTGAGCCGAGGTTACCCAGTTCATTTCACCAGAGACCTGTGTCTAGATGTGAGCCTTGGTTTTCAACAGACTGCCAAGGTCGATGGCACTGTGCTTTATCCACCACCAAGCTTGCTTTGCTTCGAGCCATTCTGCTCTGTttctaaaggtgcttttttcttttttctttcttttttttttaattaagtattttagagctttcttattttttcctttaaaaaaaaatgttgtcttttGCAATATTTTTGTGTCCAGGTCTTGTTATTGTTCACAGCTGGTCTTACTGGAGGATGTCACTGTTCGAAAACCTTGGGTGAACACAAAAGCAGTTTGTGTTGATTTATTGGGACAAGGATTAGTCTTGACCCTCCCTTCTTCTTTTATCCATCCTTTGGGTTTTATCTGATACCAGATGAAAACAACCTCTCTGGAGCAGAGGTGTGCATGTGTTCTGGTCTTTCCTGAATTGTAAGTAATGTAGCTTGCCTGTTCTCTGCAGCATGCTCTTCTCTTCCTGGGAGGACAAGTTGTATTGCTCAGGTGTGAATCTTGAGGTTTGTGTATGCAAGTGCTTCATAATTTCATGAGATGCCAAAGTGTAGGAAACTTCAACTTTCACAGCATAGCACCAGGGCTATCATCGTTACTTTGCAACTCTTCACTTGAAAAGAAGTAcatatttaattttgttaaaGTAGAACTTGAGTAATACAAATTTCTGGTCAGGTTGTCAATGAGTACAAGCAATTAATTCAATGGAAGTAGAGTAAATGGGTATCTGGTTCACAGATTGTAAATAGACATTTTTGAGTActagtgttttttttctgatgacttCTTTTTTTAGGTAAATATGAGCGCTTTTTTTGagtaaaaattattctttgtcACTTCTGGGAGAAAAAACGTATATTTGATCCATTGTTTCTTATCCTACTCATCCAGTTCTGTGTGATGAATTCTTGCTACAGCGAGTCTGTGGATGTTAAGAGTTTCTCAGCTACCTTCACACAAAATATTGAGCCCTACATGCACACTGTATATAGAACCACATTTGTTGCTTTGAGTGAGGTTTAGTTACAGAAGTAGACACTGATAATAATGAGAGAcaactggaaaagagaaggcaaagtttcttgaaaaatggaaattaagaaaaatatttcattttttaaaatactaaaataagggtttttttctcaaaatgttcTGACACAAAAAAGAGAGCAACTGTATGTCTGTTTCCTGGATTCCCCACCACCACTCATTTACCTCTAACTAAAACATTCTCATCATATCTGTTTTTCAGTGGAAACATTAAAATTAAGTGAACCTTTTTTACCAACATAATGTGTTGTGATTTAAAAACTACTTTATATTGGGAAAGCAAGAAATGTAGAAGGGAAGTATTAATCTAACTCTCCTGATTGCTATCGCCCTTCTTTCTGTCATTAATTCAATTTTCTTACATGCTTGGAGGGCTGATTTCAAGCCTTGTTCTCCATTGCTTTCCAActatatttagaaataaattatttgaatacAATCAATCTAAAGCTAAGCTGTGACAGGTTTGGTACAGCCATGCGGGTGGGTTTTCTTGGCAGATTTCTTAAGGTTCCCATTACTGCTTCTAACAGAGACTTTGCTGCGAGAACTGTTTTCTACAGCTGGAGTGAAGGAATTAAACGTGACAGCTTTTTCTATGATGTGCCTTAATCACAGGATTCTtgaggaaaaaacaaattctCCTCCAGCCAGGAGAACGATACTACgacaatattttaaaacaactgtGCTACAGCAACTGTGTTTAAACTCAGCCGGTTGTTAGCTGGGTCAGCTGCAGGGACGGATCTTGCCAACATGCCTTCTCTGTGCAAACTTCCCCCTGTCGTTTGCCTCCATGGGACTGCTTATAACGGTGGGCTCTCAAAACGAGCTAAGACAAGCTCTGCAGACACAGAGCAATTTCTGCTCAGCCCCCCTCCAGCTCTGGCTCTGTCCTGCCCGAAAAGTCTGTGAAATGCTCATAGTGGAAAATCTCTAGAAATGAATGCACTCACATATACAGAACTCGGGACTGGAAACGGCTTTTAATTGCACAGAGATCTTTGTTAGTGGATAGAGAATTGGGGTTGATACTACCCTTAAGTATTTTTCCTGATTCATTTCCATTAATTTCATGCAAGCAGCTGAGTTAAACTGGCTGGGGGGATGGTAGGGTGAAGCTAAGGGATCTGTACTAAAATGGTGGAGGGTAGGAGAAATGGGAATGAACAAATTAGCagaaatttgttttgctttttaactaAAACCTGCCAGTGTTTTGTTGTTAAGAAACCTTTCCAGCGTTGTGTTTCTCCCTTATCTGGTCTAAAAGATTAGGAAAAAAGTATATCTTTACATGaaaatttcaaatttttcatAGTTCAAAATAAATACTCCATTCAGAAAATGAATCATTGACCTGTAGTCCTGTGCAGATAAAGTGTGTGGGAGGAGAATTTTCCTCTCCTGTCCCGGGCTGGGATGGCATAAACCCCACAGCATACTACGATGAGTGAACGTACATTGACAACTCGGTCCTACCTGCCATGGGTGAACCCTGCCAGGTGCATTGCTATGGGCTTGTGCCAGTGGAGAAGAGATGCTGCAAGT
This genomic interval carries:
- the POU2F3 gene encoding POU domain, class 2, transcription factor 3, whose product is MGRAPGCWVSGHPREPEVGRGVAPRRMLAWPCMATGNGALGPVGSGPTPGSRGSGWQSREGKLAAPGNLGLTAGGWVHRGFPSTSRMVNLESVHAAVPEGERGPGCGSTHHFKEIKMSGDAADSTDTRHEPDQVEPGNEQNGLDFNRQIKTEDLSDSLQSTIPPRSGHLVQGSSMMPGSQIAGDMSSLHTLQQLVLLPGHMQSVPQFLLSQSQAGQQALQPNILSFPQQQGSLLLSQPGPSLASQAVGRSGLSGSSVEPHLDVPQHLQVAKHLTPSGASEEPSDLEELEKFAKTFKQRRIKLGFTQGDVGLAMGKLYGNDFSQTTISRFEALNLSFKNMCKLKPLLEKWLSDAESAPLDSSMSTPNSYPSVNEMFGRKRKKRTSIETNIRSTLEKRFQDNPKPSSEEISLIAEQLSMEKEVVRVWFCNRRQKEKRISCPMPSPIKSPIYNSRLVSTSGSLGPLSVNPVHSTMPGTVTSSCSPGNSSRPSSPGSALHASSPGTAQSNSKAAMNPSGFNSSGSWYRWNQPTYLH